CCCGGATGGCGGATTTCCTGTCCGTTCGCGCGGTCGATCCGCACGATGAAATAGGCGCCCTTGCCGCGCCGTTCGGCCTCGCGGACGCTCGCACCGACCAGCGCGCTGCCCGCCGGGCAGGCGACGACTTCGAGGTCGAGCCCGAAATCGACGAACTGGCGCTTGACCTCGCCCATCGGCGGCGTTTCCGCCAGCGCCGGGGCCGTGCCGGGAAACAGGATCAGTTCGGTGATGCGTTCGGCGCCGATGTGGGTGGGCAGGACGACCTTGTCGGCCCCGGCGTGGAACAGCTTGCTTTCGGTGCTCGGCGCCTCGCCGCGGGCGATGATCTGGATATCGGGGTTGAGGCTGCGCGCCGAGAGGGTGATGAACACATTGGTCGCATCATCGGGCAGGACGCTGGCCAGAACGCGGGCATGGGTGACCCCGGCCTGTTTGAGGATGTCCTCGTTGGTGGCTTCGCCAAGGAGGGTCAGGTAGCCGCGCGAGCGGGCTTCCTCGGCCCGGATGGGCGTGCGTTCGAGGATCAGGAACGGGTGCTTTGCTTCGGACAGGGCGCGCGCCAGTTGCACGCCGATGCGGCCATAGCCACAGATGATGGTATGGCCTGACAGCCGCTCGATTTCGTTATGCATGCGCTCTAGCCCCAGAAGACGGCGAAACTGGAACAGGGTGAAGACCTGTACGAGCGCGCCGGTGAGCACGATCATCCCCGTGCAGCCCAGTACGATCGTCATCGTCGTCCACAGCCGCAGGAACGTCGAGTCGATCGGGCGGACTTCGCCATAGCCGACCGAAAAGATCGTGAGCAGCACCATGTAGGCCGCATCGCCCAGCGGCCAGCCGGCGCGGACATACCCGATCGTGGAAACCGCAAAGACCCCCGCGACAAAGAGCAGCGTGCCCGCCAGCAGCCGCAAGGGCGACCCCAGCACGCTGCTGGCGCCTTGCGAGAAGGCCGATTCACCAGCAGGCCCGGATGCGGGCCTTGCTGTTGGCGGTACGGCTGGTCTCGCGGCGGATCTGTCGGTGTCGCGCTTGGCCATGGTCGTTGTCCGGGGCTCTCTTTGCCCCCTCGCGCAGCGCCTGTCCAGCAAGGCTTGCCCGGCGGGGTGGCCAGCGTGCGCGCGCCATGAAAAAAGGGCGCATCCGATCGGGATGCGCCCTTTTTTGTAAAGCATTGCAACGGTTTCCCGCAGCCTTGCAGTTTGACCGGAGCCTTGCTGTCCGGCTGGCCTTACTTGGGGGCCAGCACCATCAGCATCTGGCGGCCTTCCATGCGCGGGAAGGCTTCGACCTTGGCGATCTCCACCACGTCTTCCTGCACGCGCTTGAGCAGGTTCATGCCCAGCTGCTGGTGCGAAAGCTCGCGCCCGCGGAAGCGCAAGGTCACCTTCACCTTGTCCCCGTCTTCGAGGAAGCGGTGCACGTTGCGCAGCTTCACGTCGTAGTCGTGGTCATCGATGTTCGGACGCATCTTGATCTCCTTGATCTCCTGCGTCTTCTGGCTCTTGCGGGCGAGGTTCGCCTTCTTCTGCGCCTCGTAGCGGAACTTGCCCACGTCGAGGAACTTGCACACCGGCGGATCGGCGTTGGGCGAGACTTCGACCAGGTCGAGACCCACGTCGGCTGCCTGTTCGATCGCTTCGCGCGTGTACAACACGCCAAGATTTTCGCCGTTCTCGTCAATCACGCGCACCTTGGGCACGTTGATCATGTGATTGTAGCGAGGGCCGCTCTTGACGGGGGGCGCCAACATGCGCCGGGGCGGGGGAGCTATAGTGTGTTCTCCTGAACGTTGATCCGGTGTGGTCGTGTCTTGGGAAAGACTCAACGCGCGCTCATATCATAATGGCGCGACAGATAAAGGGCCTTGGTGCCCAATCTGGGGGGCAATCATGCGCATTTCAAGCCGCCTGGGCCCGCCAGAGTGGGAAATGGGCCACACGGGCGGCTGTCGGCACCAGCGCGGTGATGGTTTGCGCCGGTTGCAGGGCCGCGATCAGCGCCGGATGGGCCGCGTCGAGCCCCCCGGTCAGCGCGCCGAAGGCCGGGAGAATCAGCTTGCGCTCGCTCATCACCGCGCAAGGCCGGGTGACCGTGCGCCCGCGCGCGGGAACCCGCAGGCGCGGATGGAAATGGCCCGAGAGTTCGGGGGCAGGCTCGCCGGGGCGGGCCTCGTGGCGCAGGACGATGCCGCGCAGGGCCACCTCGGGCAGCATTGTTCCGGGGGCGGCGCCATCTTTTTCGTCATGATTGCCGGTGATCCACACCCAGTCCAGCCGGTGGGCGAGATCGGCCAGCAGATCGGCCGCCACCGCATCGAGCCGGGCGGGCCCTTGCGCATCGTGGAAATTGTCGCCCAGGCACAGCACGCGCGCGGCATTGGTGGCACGGGCAAGGGCATCGATCCGCCCAAGCGTTTCGCGGCTGTCGTAAGGGGGGAGCATCTGTCCGGTGCGGGCAAACCAGCTCGCCTTTTCAAGGTGAAGGTCAGCCACCAGCAGCGCGCGTTCGGCAGGCCAGAACAGCGCGCGCGCAGGGCCCATGAGCCATTCGTGTCCGGCAAATTCGAACGGTGCGAACGAAAGGGGAACCATGAGCCCCTCTTGCCCCGGCCCCGCCGATTTGGCAAGCGCGACACCCAAGGAGATCGCATTGACCGACTGGACTGACCAAACCGCCCGCGCCCGCGCCTGGTTCGAATCCTTGCGCGACCGCATCTGCGGCGCCTTCGAGGCGATCGAGGCCGAAGCGGGCAGCGATGCGCGCTTTTCCTATCGCCCCTGGGCGCGTGAGCATGATGGCGAGCCGGTCGAGAACGGCGGGGGCGGCGTGCAGGGCCTGATGAAGGGCCGGGTGTTCGAGAAAGTCGGCGTCAATGTCTCGACCGTCCACGGCACGTTCAGCCCCGAATTTGCTCGCACGATCAACGGCGCGGACCCGGAAAACCCGACCTTCACGGCCACCGGCATCAGCCTTGTCGCGCATATGGCCAATCCGCATGTCCCCGCCGTCCACATGAACACCCGCTTCCTGACCACCAGCAAGGCGTGGTTTGGCGGGGGGGGCGACCTCAACCCGCCGATCCCCTATGCGGACGACACCGCTG
The genomic region above belongs to Novosphingobium sp. IK01 and contains:
- the infC gene encoding translation initiation factor IF-3, with protein sequence MLAPPVKSGPRYNHMINVPKVRVIDENGENLGVLYTREAIEQAADVGLDLVEVSPNADPPVCKFLDVGKFRYEAQKKANLARKSQKTQEIKEIKMRPNIDDHDYDVKLRNVHRFLEDGDKVKVTLRFRGRELSHQQLGMNLLKRVQEDVVEIAKVEAFPRMEGRQMLMVLAPK
- a CDS encoding potassium channel family protein encodes the protein MLGSPLRLLAGTLLFVAGVFAVSTIGYVRAGWPLGDAAYMVLLTIFSVGYGEVRPIDSTFLRLWTTMTIVLGCTGMIVLTGALVQVFTLFQFRRLLGLERMHNEIERLSGHTIICGYGRIGVQLARALSEAKHPFLILERTPIRAEEARSRGYLTLLGEATNEDILKQAGVTHARVLASVLPDDATNVFITLSARSLNPDIQIIARGEAPSTESKLFHAGADKVVLPTHIGAERITELILFPGTAPALAETPPMGEVKRQFVDFGLDLEVVACPAGSALVGASVREAERRGKGAYFIVRIDRANGQEIRHPGEDVRLEAGDRVMLVLRGSRLSAGAIFAAPAHPHKLRR
- the hemF gene encoding oxygen-dependent coproporphyrinogen oxidase, which gives rise to MTDWTDQTARARAWFESLRDRICGAFEAIEAEAGSDARFSYRPWAREHDGEPVENGGGGVQGLMKGRVFEKVGVNVSTVHGTFSPEFARTINGADPENPTFTATGISLVAHMANPHVPAVHMNTRFLTTSKAWFGGGGDLNPPIPYADDTADFHARFQAACDAHDPAYYPRFKAWADDYFFLPHRKVHRGVGGIFYDHLECADEAAFEANFAFTRDVGEAFLDIYPRLVRRRMGSAFTPQDETAMLEWRGRYAEFNLVYDRGTLFGLKTGGNIDAILMSLPPRAVWS
- the pdeM gene encoding ligase-associated DNA damage response endonuclease PdeM, with the translated sequence MVPLSFAPFEFAGHEWLMGPARALFWPAERALLVADLHLEKASWFARTGQMLPPYDSRETLGRIDALARATNAARVLCLGDNFHDAQGPARLDAVAADLLADLAHRLDWVWITGNHDEKDGAAPGTMLPEVALRGIVLRHEARPGEPAPELSGHFHPRLRVPARGRTVTRPCAVMSERKLILPAFGALTGGLDAAHPALIAALQPAQTITALVPTAARVAHFPLWRAQAA